A region of Plasmodium falciparum 3D7 genome assembly, chromosome: 12 DNA encodes the following proteins:
- a CDS encoding high mobility group protein B3, putative — protein MDGAIELLPNVKNDHFLENKNLINEYNKLYMHRYYHINNHTTNNDNIYNDIICNNNYNISNIHTCNSNISNHTVLGCTSQRKSFNKYKFLLNLSKTLLSKKYLSINSSTRFEKKNVKNKDFKNKNSKNTIIKEKAKSYMLSLLNKKICNHLYEENKIKQSNEEKVKGPTENYDPIYNLKINNKNEDQEINEQNKSVLNTNKDAHKYVNHVNGKYLNNYNVSESMGDNTIILGVYNNTKDIKNYELKDKTKNESINFDMRNIQLCNADIEEGERVTDRNNTNDTNSNYSKKNEDIEDHKNDNNNDDNEDDNNDDGNYDDGNYDDGNYDDGNNNDGNNDDGNNNDGNNDDDNNDDGNNDDDNNDDDNNDDDNNDDDNNDDDNNDDGNNDDDNNDDDDNNNNDNNNNDNNNNDNNNNNNNNNNNNNNNNNDDDNNKKNEYKTYYEKIKELKSNVFIKEYKNSEKFVKKKILKYICKNEIIENVSNVFNYVKNIYFVIIKNEKMMFYFLYNTKDVLNNIIYMENENKVSYNDSKFLLYFLLNEEEIYKKLFEKLNLDIEKERLISKLKKINLKFNELKYDFEKNLHKNNIHQIYFMKKRKIFINNMKGLQFNKNSFNTSNATTISGLKMVSLKNVIPKLYNCKDYKKTNHFFFNMYENISKENNGVDNVNEAKKKNTSHQNISKKGEEKYLPPEEQTKKRKKKTTQKNNKKNNMNNMNNMNNMNNMNIMNNMNNMNNMNNMNNMNNMNNMNNMNNMKHDNFTFDGNNKPIANINNNNVNTNIINNNNNDKHNNNDDNNNDDNNNDDNNNDDNNNNNNNNKEEVVKKPAIRGITSFTLFAREKRKELLDQKIYLGSSLTEQTSAVAKIWNNLSDEQKKEWAVKASKINEENFLLQKKKKKRKFTAFSIFAREKRKEYKEKNIDMGLTLAQQNSHVSKLWKQLTAEEKNKYKVLSNTVNATIAKAYSKSESGGTTGERGSGFKGRIKALDNMMSQHYANNNILNNDSNTKNDETVKKSNMDNININENINVSHGKNVTNIENVANVQNMQNIKNIQNIQNMQNMQNIQNGHINNNHISYGANSNVATMHHTNNTHMAHINYNYYDQTNIGNNNNNNYTMNMSLPANQNITDKPAMELIPTINVLHPYANNFNGNVCNTSTNVINNNMNINNMNSMNNINNINNNHNSSSGSSAIAPPCDIMTDDHLNSAATTTGTISTSYNGMTTNNMNNKNSNQVMIMMVNKELNQINIKNNNSNVDMHQLKGDNNMNNNNILMDNNLVNGDVINNQNINNNINFNTFQMNYKNVEHTHINNDPYQKIDVTQVDDLILKKKLKEDEKLKVKEKKNILRIFDKQRKQLLKEEKKMDKIKINENQYNNTTLYYPTTHLMNNNLNNNHYDISTNQYINEPNTNHMNYYTNIDNKMVTTNVANNIMNFNNVNNVNVTNNNMGNIHMATINNIDNVNNVNHINNMNNGNTFNYSNHYVPYNHVNHVVVNRKDKNIQMNNNNNNNNNNNMFVNNNNKNAPISNYNKYQHDNMNNNILKNDQGNNNMNNYNNYTYNNIYFNGTVNHGKMPPVQNGNAIKHMDEKEININLNVPTKKLEKKNFNKIMNINEETLYKNNNELNYIQSTLHYNQMSDNNINNKMIPAHHIHKDNMNNMNNMNNMNNMNNMNNMNNMNNINNINNMNNMNNINNINNMNNMNNMNNINNMNNINKHFDSHVLKKRANDINPNDANYFNEKLKIQNSLNDDFFDFTTTNNNCETMHSTTTQENINLNNTINNDLNMDINSNLNLNYTTNELKKNNTYYYPYNKNNKNNDVNHIYDTHQSERNIYHKNNMNNNNHIINNDNNYSALVNTKNFIYYPEQNFSQTIGKENQHIYYDTDLDKPERTLQDTEIVRPQNKLFFNNASHFLELVNNKIIKKKKNHKSSLNSVFNEETCTIWDLVMKNKKKKVKKKRDKKRERDGCGNDNDKELNEMRNIEYDYNNFDLMMLNNDLNNYLKDTNRSENNEDDIFNSILNNIDDNNIYNNSNKEVAILNNKNNVVEENRKNDNTDNLPEDDNNNCDDFLNLLNIGSSNFSNKLNINEHGDVIYDEKKRLGANNLINENNNNNDKLGLLMEKKNEINQNLNKSQIEKYNYAYKKSKLCKWTDEETDKFYQAIEMFGIDLMMVRALIPKFNDKQIRDKYKKEKKSNPLKIEQAIKKNKEINLDAYENEHGKIDHSTHYMYSDYSSTDEKNDNNNNAKAFTNVTGESEINILTIFDDKNENANIDDEYATNEEPSEFNVLTFF, from the exons atggatggTGCCATTGAACTTTTGCCTAATGTAAAGAATGATCattttttagaaaataaaaatctaataaatgaatataataagttATATATGCATAGGTACTACCATATAAATAACCATACtacaaataatgataacatatataatgacataatatgtaataataattataatatttctaataTTCACACATGTAATAGTAACATATCTAATCATACTGTCCTTGGGTGTACGAGTCAAAGAAagtcttttaataaatataaatttttgttaAACCTTTCAAAAACTTTactatcaaaaaaatatctgTCCATTAACTCTAGTACAAGgtttgaaaagaaaaatgtaaaaaataaagatttcaaaaacaaaaattcaAAGAATACAATAATTAAAGAAAAGGCAAAGAGCTACATGTTGTCtttattaaacaaaaaaatatgtaatcatttatatgaagaaaataaaataaaacagtctaatgaagaaaaagtaAAGGGACCAACTGAAAATTATGACCCTATatacaatttaaaaataaataataaaaatgaggaCCAAGAAATTAATGAACAGAATAAAAGTGTTCTCAATACAAATAAAGATGCACACAAATATGTAAACCATGTAAATGGAaagtatttaaataattataatgtttCTGAAAGTATGGGTGATAATACAATTATTCTGGGagtttataataatacaaaggatataaaaaattatgaattaaaggataaaacaaaaaatgaaagcATCAATTTTGATATGCGAAATATACAATTATGTAATGCTGACATAGAAGAGGGAGAAAGAGTAACTGATagaaataatacaaatgatacGAATAGTAATTattctaaaaaaaatgaagatatagaagatcataaaaatgataacaataatgatgataatgaggatgataataatgatgatggtaattatgatgatggtaattatgatgatggtaattatgatgatggtaataataatgatggtaataatgatgatggtaataataatgatggtaataatgatgatgataataatgatgatggtaataatgatgatgataataatgatgacgacaataatgatgacgacaataatgatgacgacaataatgatgacgacaataatgatgatggtaataatgatgacgacaataatgatgatgacgataataataataacgacaataataataacgacaataataataacgacaataataataacaacaataataataacaacaataataataacaacaataatgatgatgataataataaaaaaaatgaatacaaAACTTATTacgaaaaaattaaagaactCAAGTCTAATGTGTTCATTAAAGAATATAAGAATTCTGAAAagtttgtaaaaaaaaagatcttgaaatatatatgtaaaaatgagATAATAGAAAATGTGAGCAATGTTTTTAATTATGTTAAGAACATATATTtcgttattataaaaaatgagaagatgatgttttattttttatataatacaaaagatgtattaaataatattatatatatggaaaacGAAAATAAAGTAAGTTATAATGATAgtaaatttcttttatattttctattaaatgaagaagaaatatataaaaaattatttgaaaaattaaatttggatatcgaaaaagaaagattaatatctaaattaaaaaaaataaatttaaaatttaatgAATTGAAATATGATTTTGAGAAAAacttacataaaaataatatacatcaaatatattttatgaagaaaaggaaaatatttattaataatatgaaaggattacaatttaataaaaattcttttaataCATCAAATGCTACAACTATATCAGGATTAAAAATGGTATccttaaaaaatgtaattccAAAATTGTATAATTGTAAAGATTATAAGAAAACGAatcatttctttttcaaCATGTATGAAAATATCTCAAAGGAAAATAATGGTGTGGATAATGTGAATGAAgcaaagaagaaaaatacgAGTCATCAAAATATTAGTAAGAAAggtgaagaaaaatatttgcCTCCTGAAGAACAAAccaaaaagagaaaaaagaaaaccaCCCagaaaaataacaaaaagaataatatgaacaatatgaataatatgaacaatatgaacaatatgaacattatgaacaatatgaataatatgaacaatatgaacaatatgaacaatatgaataatatgaacaatatgaacaatatgaataacATGAAACATGATAACTTTACCTTTGATGGAAATAATAAACCAATTGcaaatattaacaataataatgttaatacgaatattattaataataataataatgataagcataacaataatgatgataacaataatgatgataacaataatgatgataacaataatgatgataataataataataataataataataaagaagaagtAGTAAAGAAACCAGCTATTAGAGGTATTACttcatttacattatttgctagggaaaaaagaaaagaattactagatcaaaaaatatatcttggTAGCTCTTTAACAGAACAAACATCAGCAGTTGCTAAAATTTGGAATAATCTAAGTGATGAACAAAAGAAAGAATGGGCTGTGAAGGCCTCGAAAATTAATGAAGAAAActttttattacaaaaaaaaaaaaaaaaaagaaaatttactGCTTTCAGTATATTTGCTAgagaaaaaaggaaagaatataaagaaaaaaatatagatatggGTTTAACGTTAGCACAACAAAATTCTCATGTATCCAAATTATGGAAACAGTTAACGgcagaagaaaaaaataaatacaaagtCTTATCAAATACAGTCAATGCTACTATAGCTAAAGCTTATAGTAAAAGTGAATCAGGTGGAACAACAGGAGAAAGGGGTAGTGGTTTCAAGGGAAGAATCAAAGCATTAGATAATATGATGAGTCAACATTatgcaaataataatattttaaataatgatagtaatactaaaaatgatgaaaccgttaaaaaaagtaatatggacaatattaatataaacgaGAATATAAATGTGTCCCATGGAAAAAATGTAACAAACATAGAGAACGTCGCAAATGTACAGAATAtgcaaaatattaaaaatatacagaatatacaaaatatgcAAAATATgcaaaatatacaaaatggtCATATCAACAATAACCATATTTCTTATGGTGCTAATTCTAATGTAGCCACCATGCACCATACGAACAATACACATATGgctcatataaattataattattatgatcaaactaatataggaaataataataataataattatactaTGAATATGTCTTTACCAGCTAACCAAAATATAACTGATAAGCCTGCTATGGAACTTATACCTACAATCAATGTACTACACCCATATgcaaataattttaatggaAATGTATGTAATACGTCCACAAATGTAATTAACaacaatatgaatattaataatatgaatagtatgaacaatataaacaatatcaataataatcataatagtagtagtggTAGTAGTGCTATTGCTCCTCCATGCGATATCATGACAGATGATCATCTAAATAGTGCAGCCACAACTACTGGTACAATTTCTACAAGCTACAATGGAATGACcacaaataatatgaataataaaaatagcaACCAAGTAATGATTATGATGgtaaataaagaattaaatcaaatcaatataaagaataataattcaaatgtTGATATGCACCAATTAAAGGGAGataacaatatgaacaataataatattttgatgGACAATAATTTAGTAAATGGAGATGTTattaataatcaaaatataaataataacataaattttaatacatttcaaatgaattataaaaatgtagaacatacacatataaataatgatccATATCAAAAAATAGATGTAACACAAGTAGATGATTtgatcttaaaaaaaaaattaaaagaagatgAAAAACTAAAagttaaagaaaaaaaaaatatattaaggaTATTTGATAAACAAAGAAaacaattattaaaagaggaaaaaaaaatggataaaattaaaataaatgaaaatcaaTACAATAATACAACTTTATATTATCCAACAACACAtttaatgaataataatttaaataataaccaCTATGATATCTCAACaaatcaatatataaatgaaccCAACACAAATcatatgaattattatactaatatagataataaaatgGTAACTACTAATGTAGCAAATAATATCATGAATTTTAATAACGTCAACAATGTAAAtgtaacaaataataatatgggaAATATTCATATGGCAACAATTAATAACATTGACAATGTTAATAATGTGAaccatattaataatatgaacaatggAAATACCTTTAATTATAGCAATCATTATGTTCCATATAACCATGTAAACCATGTTGTCGTTAATAGAAAAgacaaaaatatacaaatgaacaacaacaacaataataataataataataatatgtttgtgaataataataataaaaatgctCCTATAAGTAATTACAATAAATACCAACACgacaatatgaacaataacatattaaaaaatgatcaaggaaataacaatatgaacaattataataattatacatacaacaacatatattttaatggaACCGTTAACCATGGAAAAATGCCACCCGTACAAAATGGTAATGCTATAAAGCATATGGatgaaaaggaaataaacataaatctTAATGTACCAAcgaaaaaattagaaaaaaagaattttaacaaaataatgaatataaatgaagagacactatataaaaataataatgaactaaattatatacaaagtACTCTCCATTATAATCAAAtgagtgataataatatcaacAATAAAATGATACCTGCTCATCATATACATAaggataatatgaataatatgaacaatatgaataatatgaacaatatgaataatatgaataatatgaataatatgaataacataaataacataaacaatatgaataatatgaataacataaataacataaacaatatgaacaatatgaacaatatgaacaatataaacaatatgaataatataaataaacattttgATTCACATGTGTTGAAAAAAAGAGCTAATGATATAAATCCAAATGATgcaaattattttaatgagaaattaaaaatacagAATTCATTAAATGAtgatttttttgattttactactacaaataataattgtgaAACTATGCATAGTACAACAACTCAAGAAAacattaatttaaataatactataaataatgatttgAATATGGATATTAATTCCAATCTTAATTTGAATTACACAACTAATGAGCTTAAAAAGAATAACACATATTACTACCCTtacaacaaaaataataagaataatgatGTTAATCATATATACGATACACATCAAAGTGAAAGAAACATAtaccataaaaataatatgaataataataatcatattattaataatgataataattattctgCATTAGTTAATACCaaaaatttcatatattatccTGAACAAAATTTTTCACAGACTATTGGAAAAGAGAAtcaacatatttattatgatacg gATTTGGATAAGCCGGAAAGAACTTTACAAGATACCGAAATTGTTAGACCTCAAAACaaacttttttttaacaatGCGTCACATTTTTTAGAATTAgttaataacaaaataataaaaaagaagaaaaatcaCAAATCTTCTTTAAATAGTGTTTTTAAtg AAGAAACATGCACCATTTGGGATCTTGTCatgaagaacaaaaaaaaaaaagttaaaaaaaaaagagacaaaaaaagagaaagagACGGATGTGgcaatgataatgataaagaaTTGAATGAAATGAGAAATATtgaatatgattataataattttgatttGATGATGTTAAATAATGATTTGAACAATTATTTAAAGGATACAAATAGGAGTGAGAATAATGAAGATGACATATTTAATAGTATATTGAATAATATAGAcgacaataatatatataataatagtaataaggAAGTAgctattttaaataataaaaataatgttgttgaggaaaatagaaaaaatgaCAACACAGATAATTTACCTGAGgatgataataacaattgtgatgattttttaaatttattaaatataggTTCATCAAATTTTTCgaacaaattaaatataaatgaacatgGTGATGTTatttatgatgaaaaaaaaagattgggtgcaaataatttaataaatgaaaataataataataatgacaaatTAGGTTTATTAATGGagaagaaaaatgaaataaatcaAAACCTTAATAAATCtcaaatagaaaaatataattatgcatataaaaaaagtaaattgTGTAAATGGACAGATGAAGAAACGGATAAATTTTATCAAGCCATTGAAATGTTTGGTATAGATCTAATGATGGTAAGAGCCTTAATACCAAAATTTAATGATAAACAAATTagagataaatataaaaaggaaaaaaaatctaATCCATTAAAGATTGAACAAgccattaaaaaaaacaaagaaatTAATTTAGATGCATACGAAAATGAGCATGGAAAAATTGATCATTCAACtcattatatgtattctGATTATTCATCAAcggatgaaaaaaatg ataataataataatgctaAAGCATTCACAAATGTAACAGGAGAGTCCGAAATTAATATCCTTACAATTTTTGAtgacaaaaatgaaaatgccAATATTGATGATGAATATGCTACTAATGAAGAACCTTCAGAATTTAAtgttttaacatttttttaa